From Mucilaginibacter rubeus, a single genomic window includes:
- a CDS encoding DUF1365 domain-containing protein has protein sequence MANTAINSCLYKAKVMHHRLAPKEHSFHYNVFMFYLDLDEIDMLGKRLKFMSRNHFNLFNFRDKDHLQLPRENPDITKNVRRHIAAYLQQNGVYIGNGRIMVLTNLCTLGYQFNPVSFYFCYDEAGLPVCSVVEVCNTFLEMKPYFLGPDTRQGEGFKLNTEKYFYVSPFIDMDTNFDFDLGIPGEKLNVKIDDYDKQGKLFFISTLLGVKKPLSDKNLLLYFIGFPLITIKVIALIHWQAFKLWLKKIPFHKKDSNKELQKEVYRPYS, from the coding sequence ATGGCAAATACGGCTATCAATTCATGCTTATACAAAGCCAAAGTGATGCACCACAGGCTTGCTCCCAAAGAGCATAGCTTTCACTATAATGTTTTCATGTTTTATCTTGACCTGGATGAGATAGACATGCTGGGCAAAAGGCTGAAATTCATGAGCCGAAACCATTTCAACCTGTTTAATTTTAGGGATAAAGACCACTTGCAGTTACCCCGCGAAAACCCGGATATCACGAAAAATGTGCGCCGGCATATTGCTGCTTACCTGCAACAAAACGGGGTATATATTGGAAATGGTCGTATCATGGTACTTACCAATCTGTGTACGCTGGGCTACCAGTTTAACCCGGTGTCGTTTTATTTTTGTTATGACGAGGCCGGTTTGCCGGTTTGCTCGGTTGTTGAGGTTTGCAATACTTTTTTGGAGATGAAGCCCTATTTTTTAGGCCCGGATACCCGGCAGGGAGAGGGATTTAAACTCAATACCGAAAAGTATTTTTATGTGTCGCCCTTCATTGATATGGATACCAATTTTGATTTTGACCTGGGCATTCCGGGTGAAAAGCTAAATGTTAAAATTGACGATTACGATAAACAAGGCAAGCTTTTTTTTATCAGCACACTTCTTGGCGTTAAAAAGCCACTTAGCGATAAAAACCTATTATTATATTTTATTGGTTTTCCGCTCATCACAATAAAAGTGATCGCGCTTATCCACTGGCAGGCATTTAAGCTTTGGCTCAAGAAAATCCCATTTCATAAAAAAGACAGTAACAAGGAGCTACAAAAAGAGGTTTACCGGCCTTACTCATAA
- a CDS encoding NAD(P)/FAD-dependent oxidoreductase: MLKTAIIGTGIAGMGSAHFLHKTHDITIYEQNDYIGGHTNTVIVDEDGSPVYIDTGFMVFNYKTYPNLCRLFAEIGAPVKKTDMSFSVQHVPTGLEYSGSSVNHLFAQRKNIFNIKYLKMLMQIKRFNEESIKILDDPKYADYSIGQYIEELGFGKDMLWKYLVPMSSAVWSTPMEQMLDFPAVTLIRFFQNHGFLGLDTQHQWYTLDRGSQSYREILIRPFKDRIHINRKAVKVTRANGKVTVYASDGTAEAYDRVIIATHGDQALNLLEAPTIDEQHVLSCFKYQYNKATLHTDESIMPKAKLAWSSWNYRIQQQNGQLAPSTIYWMNQLQGVSDKKNYFVSINPHDNIDSKKIIREIDYEHPLFDVPAINAQAQLHKLNQSGPVYFCGSYFKYGFHEDAFASAVQLSSQLLGKAVYDHTLIQPPV; the protein is encoded by the coding sequence ATGTTAAAAACAGCCATCATAGGTACAGGCATAGCGGGTATGGGTAGCGCCCATTTCCTCCACAAAACACATGACATTACCATTTACGAGCAAAACGATTACATTGGTGGCCATACCAATACCGTAATTGTTGATGAAGATGGCAGCCCCGTTTACATTGACACCGGCTTTATGGTTTTTAATTATAAAACCTATCCCAACCTTTGCCGCCTGTTTGCAGAGATTGGAGCGCCCGTGAAAAAAACCGATATGAGTTTCAGTGTTCAGCATGTGCCAACAGGCCTGGAGTATTCGGGTTCAAGTGTTAACCATCTGTTTGCCCAGCGCAAAAATATCTTCAATATTAAATATCTAAAAATGCTGATGCAGATCAAGCGTTTTAATGAAGAAAGTATCAAAATTTTGGATGATCCAAAGTATGCCGATTACTCCATCGGGCAATATATCGAGGAGCTTGGCTTTGGCAAGGATATGCTTTGGAAATATCTTGTTCCCATGAGTTCGGCAGTATGGTCTACCCCAATGGAGCAGATGCTTGATTTTCCGGCGGTAACGCTCATCCGTTTTTTTCAAAACCATGGTTTTTTAGGGCTTGATACGCAGCACCAGTGGTATACACTGGATAGGGGCAGCCAAAGCTACCGGGAAATTTTGATCCGGCCGTTTAAGGATCGTATCCACATCAATCGTAAAGCGGTGAAGGTAACCCGCGCAAATGGTAAGGTTACGGTGTATGCTTCAGACGGCACGGCAGAAGCATATGACAGGGTAATCATCGCCACCCATGGCGATCAGGCCCTGAATCTTTTGGAAGCGCCAACCATTGATGAGCAACACGTGCTTTCGTGTTTCAAATATCAGTATAACAAAGCAACCCTGCATACCGACGAAAGTATTATGCCCAAAGCTAAGTTAGCATGGAGCAGCTGGAACTACCGGATACAACAACAAAACGGACAACTTGCGCCAAGCACCATTTACTGGATGAATCAGTTGCAGGGTGTGTCTGATAAAAAGAACTATTTCGTATCCATCAATCCGCATGATAATATCGACTCAAAAAAAATCATCAGGGAAATAGATTATGAACACCCTTTGTTTGATGTACCGGCAATAAATGCCCAGGCCCAGCTGCATAAATTAAACCAAAGCGGACCTGTATATTTTTGCGGCAGTTATTTTAAATATGGTTTTCATGAAGATGCGTTTGCCAGCGCGGTGCAGCTTAGCTCTCAGTTGTTAGGAAAAGCTGTTTATGATCATACACTCATCCAGCCGCCGGTATAA
- a CDS encoding alpha/beta hydrolase: MIRLVIIIILFLVSLLTVFKAFEYYMWMFAIIATEFSWFFILLTLIALGSGYYTNKYQLAGTILGLIALPFFISPIVRAYTVAGSLKQDFTKAFGAGSTIINGDNNQKSFSFWKMFSGNKTVNYKQLNYVSYADGTTLSMDFYPSQIVGNRACVIVVHGGAWNKGDNKQLPELNSHLALMGYNVAVINYRLAPRYQNPAPVEDVNAALAFLKKRAADLHIDAGSFVLLGRSAGAQIALLTAYAGHDKSIKGVIDYYGPADMVWGYSIPSSPLIMDSRQVMRDYIGGSYQQVPEKFAASSPLEFIDHQSPPTLIIHGDNDVLVSPEHSRRMNEKLAENGVKHFLLKLPWATHGFDFNLNGPGGQLATYTVERFLNTVTR; encoded by the coding sequence ATGATCCGTCTGGTTATTATCATTATATTATTCCTGGTATCGCTGCTAACTGTTTTTAAAGCATTTGAATACTACATGTGGATGTTTGCCATTATTGCAACTGAGTTTTCCTGGTTTTTTATTTTGTTAACACTAATAGCATTAGGAAGTGGCTACTACACCAATAAATATCAACTTGCCGGCACCATTTTGGGTTTGATTGCCTTGCCGTTTTTTATTTCGCCGATTGTACGGGCCTACACTGTAGCTGGCAGCCTGAAACAAGATTTTACTAAAGCATTTGGGGCCGGGAGTACCATTATCAACGGAGATAATAACCAGAAGTCTTTTAGCTTTTGGAAAATGTTTTCGGGCAATAAAACAGTGAATTACAAACAGCTTAACTATGTTTCGTATGCTGATGGCACAACGCTTTCCATGGATTTCTATCCATCACAAATTGTGGGTAACAGGGCTTGTGTAATTGTAGTGCACGGAGGCGCGTGGAACAAAGGAGATAACAAACAACTCCCCGAACTAAACAGCCATTTGGCGCTGATGGGCTATAATGTAGCTGTGATCAACTATCGGCTTGCACCTCGATATCAAAATCCAGCCCCGGTTGAGGATGTCAATGCCGCTCTTGCTTTTTTAAAAAAACGGGCTGCGGATCTGCATATCGATGCTGGCAGCTTTGTGTTACTTGGCCGTTCGGCCGGAGCGCAGATAGCTTTATTGACTGCTTATGCAGGTCATGATAAAAGCATTAAAGGTGTGATTGATTACTACGGGCCGGCAGATATGGTTTGGGGATATTCTATACCTTCAAGCCCGCTTATTATGGATTCACGCCAGGTAATGCGCGACTATATCGGCGGCTCGTATCAGCAAGTTCCTGAAAAGTTTGCAGCAAGCTCGCCATTGGAATTCATTGATCATCAGTCGCCGCCAACGCTTATTATTCATGGCGATAATGATGTATTGGTATCACCTGAGCATAGCAGGCGCATGAACGAAAAACTGGCTGAGAACGGCGTAAAACATTTTCTGCTTAAGCTTCCGTGGGCAACCCATGGTTTTGATTTTAATTTGAACGGTCCCGGCGGGCAGCTGGCTACCTATACTGTCGAACGCTTTTTAAACACGGTAACCAGATAA
- a CDS encoding SAM-dependent methyltransferase, producing the protein MWYDKLIEQGRVPDFLLRKGIRKLLQQRLADENKGNVEAQQAHLMNLIAELKASPIAVNTTDANEQHYEVPTQFYQYCLGRNLKYSSGYWKPGVTDINTSEDDMLELTCLRAELKSGQDVLELGCGWGSLSLYMAAKFPQSNFKVVSNSRTQKVYIDEQAQKRGISNLTVITADMNTFDIEEKFDRVVSVEMFEHMRNYELLLKKVASFLKADGKLWIHIFTHKEYTYKFEVIDETDWMSKYFFTGGIMPSDDLMFYFNDDLVVEKHWHVSGNHYSKTSEAWLKNMDSHKSQIMPLFEQIYGADQAVKWWVYWRLFYMACAELWNFNNGNEWIVSHYLFHKTTA; encoded by the coding sequence ATGTGGTACGATAAACTAATAGAACAAGGTCGCGTTCCTGATTTTTTATTGCGGAAAGGTATCCGCAAACTGTTGCAACAACGCCTTGCCGACGAAAACAAAGGCAATGTTGAAGCGCAACAGGCCCATTTAATGAATCTGATAGCCGAACTTAAGGCATCGCCAATTGCTGTAAATACCACCGATGCCAATGAACAGCATTACGAAGTTCCCACTCAATTTTATCAGTACTGCCTGGGTAGAAACCTCAAATATTCAAGCGGGTATTGGAAACCAGGAGTAACCGATATAAACACCTCCGAAGATGATATGCTTGAACTTACCTGCCTGCGGGCCGAGCTTAAGAGTGGGCAGGATGTATTGGAGCTGGGTTGTGGCTGGGGATCGCTGTCTTTATATATGGCAGCTAAGTTTCCGCAAAGCAATTTTAAAGTTGTATCCAACTCGCGCACCCAAAAGGTTTACATTGATGAGCAGGCTCAAAAGCGGGGTATTAGCAACCTGACGGTGATTACTGCAGATATGAACACATTTGATATTGAAGAAAAGTTTGATAGGGTGGTATCTGTAGAGATGTTTGAGCATATGCGTAATTATGAGTTGCTGCTTAAAAAAGTGGCATCATTCCTGAAAGCAGACGGCAAACTGTGGATCCATATTTTTACGCATAAGGAGTACACTTATAAGTTTGAGGTAATTGACGAAACCGACTGGATGAGCAAATACTTTTTTACAGGAGGTATTATGCCCAGCGATGACCTCATGTTTTATTTTAATGATGACCTGGTGGTTGAAAAACACTGGCACGTGAGCGGCAACCACTACAGCAAAACATCAGAGGCATGGCTAAAAAATATGGACAGCCATAAAAGCCAGATCATGCCGCTGTTTGAACAAATCTATGGTGCAGATCAAGCTGTAAAATGGTGGGTATACTGGCGCTTATTTTACATGGCTTGCGCCGAGCTTTGGAATTTCAACAATGGCAACGAGTGGATTGTAAGTCACTATTTATTTCATAAAACCACTGCATGA